The following coding sequences are from one Mycolicibacterium aichiense window:
- a CDS encoding SDR family oxidoreductase, which produces MADRQFHTHAELFDLSGKRALVTGGTRGIGMMIARGLLQAGARVVISSRDPAACAQARDQLSEFGEVMAVPADLSRHEECERLAELVTADSENLDILVNNAGAMWDEPLETFPDAAWDTVLDLNLKSPFWLVQALLPALHSAGTADDPARIINIGSIAAIHIPARPNYSYSSSKAALHQLTRVLAKELGPQHITVNAVAPGPFPSTMMAATLDELGEAIAASAPLRRIGRDDDMAGVAVFLSSRAGGYLTGAVVPVDGGIATTA; this is translated from the coding sequence TGACCGGGGGCACCAGGGGCATCGGCATGATGATCGCGCGGGGGCTTCTCCAAGCAGGCGCCCGCGTGGTGATCAGCTCACGCGACCCCGCTGCGTGCGCGCAAGCCCGGGACCAGCTGTCCGAATTCGGTGAGGTGATGGCGGTCCCTGCTGATCTGTCGCGGCACGAGGAGTGCGAGCGCCTCGCTGAGCTCGTCACGGCAGACTCGGAGAATCTCGACATCCTTGTCAACAATGCGGGCGCGATGTGGGACGAGCCATTGGAGACGTTCCCGGATGCCGCCTGGGACACGGTCCTCGACCTCAATCTGAAGTCGCCATTCTGGTTGGTGCAGGCGCTACTGCCGGCGCTGCACAGCGCTGGGACCGCCGACGATCCAGCGCGGATCATCAACATCGGCAGCATCGCCGCCATCCACATTCCGGCACGGCCCAATTACTCGTACTCCAGCAGCAAGGCCGCACTGCATCAACTCACCAGAGTGCTCGCCAAGGAACTGGGCCCGCAGCACATCACGGTGAACGCGGTGGCGCCGGGACCGTTCCCGTCGACGATGATGGCGGCAACTCTCGACGAGCTCGGCGAGGCGATCGCGGCGTCGGCCCCACTTCGCCGGATCGGCCGCGACGACGATATGGCAGGTGTCGCCGTATTCCTCTCCAGCCGGGCGGGCGGCTATCTGACGGGCGCGGTCGTACCCGTCGATGGAGGGATCGCCACGACCGCGTGA